The following are encoded in a window of Sphingobium sp. AP49 genomic DNA:
- a CDS encoding transporter, with the protein MRTWGVAILVGIAAHGGAAFAQETREFCADRPGLDTPPCTMAPGKVQVELGLGDWTREQDAESRTDTVNFGDALLRIGLTDSMEAQLGWTAFGHVRTRDRVTGAVETDSGIGDMRVALRQNLRNPDGSGFSIAVMPYASLPTGGDAIGDGDWGAGLLVPISYDLGHGLTLQATPEVDAAVDEDGDGRHLAYGSVAGLGFEISDELSGSIEASLMRDEDPDGHAMQALAGLSLGWQSGDDMQFDLGANLGLNHDSPDAELYVGVVRRF; encoded by the coding sequence ATGCGGACATGGGGCGTGGCGATATTGGTGGGGATAGCGGCGCATGGCGGCGCGGCCTTCGCGCAGGAAACGCGAGAATTTTGCGCTGACCGTCCCGGTCTCGATACACCACCCTGCACCATGGCGCCGGGCAAGGTGCAGGTCGAGCTGGGGCTGGGCGACTGGACCCGCGAACAGGATGCGGAAAGTCGCACCGACACCGTGAACTTCGGCGACGCACTGCTGCGCATCGGCCTGACCGACAGCATGGAAGCGCAACTGGGCTGGACCGCCTTTGGCCATGTGCGCACGCGCGATCGGGTAACCGGCGCGGTGGAGACGGACAGTGGCATCGGCGACATGCGTGTCGCGCTGCGGCAGAATCTGCGCAATCCCGATGGTTCGGGCTTCTCGATCGCGGTCATGCCCTATGCCAGCCTTCCGACTGGCGGCGATGCGATCGGTGACGGCGATTGGGGCGCCGGGCTGCTGGTGCCGATCAGCTATGACCTGGGCCATGGCCTGACGCTCCAGGCCACGCCGGAGGTTGATGCGGCGGTCGATGAGGATGGCGATGGCCGGCATCTGGCCTATGGCAGCGTCGCCGGGCTTGGCTTCGAGATCAGCGACGAGCTGTCCGGATCGATCGAAGCGTCGTTGATGCGCGACGAGGATCCGGACGGCCATGCGATGCAGGCGCTGGCCGGCCTGTCGCTGGGCTGGCAAAGCGGCGACGACATGCAGTTCGACCTCGGCGCCAATCTGGGCCTCAATCATGACAGCCCGGACGCCGAACTCTATGTCGGTGTGGTCAGGCGCTTCTGA
- a CDS encoding FUSC family protein, with amino-acid sequence MPRSFSSLLDRVTPRTIDELECALSVLGAILLAHLLGATHVSWAAFAGYMVMRGHAAETLARGVLRIVGTVAGGLIALGSAPFIVGYWPAAAAALALMGTISLYAAITSRRSYAWLFFGLTYAMVVLDKIEHPAIALPEFVQTRVLETLAGIAASLIVSLASTLTLRRRWPAKRTPAATGAGWHGDSLRHALQAGVALALLVALNAWIPVPALAQGAIMIMAVMLLPVTGIGSSGLAPVSQRILQRMIGCIGGALFAAFFLVAGADNMPLLLGATAIGVMLGRHLENGDPTHRYVGTQFTLAVLVMLVPDRYDRLVLEPGVERLMAIFIGMAVLMPVLLVGHMLRGQRADEATAQTSGESGDV; translated from the coding sequence ATGCCGCGCTCCTTTTCCTCGCTGCTCGACCGCGTGACGCCGCGCACCATCGATGAGCTGGAATGCGCGTTGTCGGTACTGGGCGCGATCCTGCTCGCCCATCTGCTTGGCGCCACCCATGTCTCCTGGGCCGCCTTTGCCGGCTATATGGTGATGCGCGGCCATGCCGCCGAGACATTGGCACGCGGGGTGCTGCGGATCGTCGGCACGGTCGCGGGCGGCCTGATCGCGCTGGGCAGCGCGCCCTTCATTGTCGGTTACTGGCCGGCCGCTGCAGCAGCGCTAGCGCTGATGGGGACGATCAGCCTCTATGCCGCGATCACCTCCCGCCGCTCCTATGCCTGGCTGTTCTTCGGCCTGACCTATGCCATGGTCGTGCTCGACAAGATCGAGCATCCCGCGATCGCCCTGCCCGAATTCGTCCAGACCCGCGTGCTCGAAACGCTGGCCGGCATCGCCGCCAGCCTGATCGTCAGCCTTGCCTCCACCCTGACCCTGCGCCGCCGCTGGCCGGCCAAGCGCACCCCGGCCGCGACCGGCGCGGGCTGGCACGGGGATTCGTTGCGCCATGCGCTGCAGGCCGGCGTGGCACTGGCCCTGCTGGTGGCGCTCAATGCCTGGATCCCGGTGCCCGCGCTGGCGCAGGGGGCGATCATGATCATGGCGGTGATGCTGCTGCCGGTCACCGGCATCGGGTCGAGCGGCCTGGCCCCGGTCAGCCAGCGCATCCTGCAACGCATGATCGGCTGCATCGGCGGCGCCTTGTTCGCCGCCTTCTTCCTGGTCGCCGGCGCCGACAATATGCCGCTGCTGCTCGGCGCCACCGCGATCGGCGTGATGCTGGGCCGGCATCTGGAAAATGGCGATCCGACCCATCGCTATGTCGGCACCCAGTTCACCCTGGCGGTGCTGGTGATGCTGGTGCCCGACCGTTATGACCGGCTGGTGCTGGAGCCGGGCGTCGAGCGGCTGATGGCGATCTTCATCGGCATGGCCGTGCTGATGCCGGTGCTGCTGGTCGGCCATATGCTGCGCGGCCAGCGCGCCGACGAAGCGACGGCCCAGACCAGCGGCGAGAGCGGCGACGTATAA
- the polA gene encoding DNA polymerase I, with the protein MSQQNHLYLVDGSGYIFRAYHQLPPLTNQHGQPVGAVYGYTTMLWKLAEELGKAEGPTHLAVVLDKGSHTFRNDMYDQYKANRPPAPEDLVPQFPMIRDATRAFSLPCIEEAGYEADDIIASYTQAAVRAGWHVTIVSSDKDLMQLIQPGVDMYDTMKNERRGADYVMGKFGVLPEQLGDVLALMGDSVDNVPGVPGIGPKTAAKLIGEYHDLEHVLEAAPAMKKSKMQENLIAHADMARLSRKLVALHDSMDLPEPLDDLALKGIPKEPLQAFLSHHGFKTLLNRLGTPAAAVAVASAAAATSADAPPPPPVEVEHPPIDCALYETVTTVEALQVWIAEAQALGVVAVDTETDALDSMESGLVGISLSTGPGRACYIPLAHRSADDMFGEVPQQIPLDDAIRLLKPLLADDAVLKVGHNIKYDLNVLARVGLEVTPIDDSMVMSFDLDAGKSLGGHGMDEAASVHLNHTCISFKEVTGTGKKAISFAHVPLDKATAYAAEDAEVTWRLWHKLSGRLAAEQVTRVYQLVDRPLIPVVAGMERQGIKVDREALSRLSGSFSQSIAGLEAEIHELAGHAFTIGSPQQLGVVLFDEMGLKGGKKGKSGTYSTDVTVLEKLKAEGSAICGLVLEWRQLSKLKSTYTDALQQQINRDTGRVHTSYSLTGAQTGRLSSTDPNLQNIPIRTEIGRQIRHAFVAEPGNVILAADYSQIELRLAAHMADVPALKDAFEQGEDIHNRTAMELFGEVNRDTRGRAKTINFAILYGISRWGLAGRLEISADEAQDMISRYYERFPGISVYINETLEKARANGFTETLFGRKTWFPRIKAAVQHERQGAERAAINAPIQGTSADIIKRAMARMGPALEASGLPRVRMLLQVHDELVFELPEADVEAASKVIRQVMESAAEPMVSLSVPLGVEIGTGPSWGAAH; encoded by the coding sequence ATGTCTCAGCAGAATCATCTCTATCTGGTCGACGGCAGCGGTTATATCTTCCGCGCCTATCACCAGCTTCCGCCGCTCACCAACCAGCATGGCCAGCCGGTCGGTGCGGTCTATGGCTATACCACGATGCTGTGGAAGCTGGCCGAGGAACTGGGCAAGGCGGAGGGGCCGACCCATCTGGCGGTCGTGCTGGACAAGGGCAGCCACACCTTCCGCAACGACATGTACGACCAGTATAAGGCGAACCGACCGCCCGCGCCCGAGGATCTGGTGCCCCAGTTCCCGATGATCCGCGACGCCACCCGCGCTTTCTCGCTCCCCTGCATCGAGGAAGCCGGGTATGAGGCGGACGACATCATCGCCAGCTATACCCAAGCCGCCGTGCGCGCCGGCTGGCATGTCACCATCGTCAGTTCCGACAAGGATCTGATGCAGCTGATCCAGCCCGGCGTCGACATGTACGACACGATGAAGAATGAGCGACGCGGTGCCGACTATGTGATGGGCAAGTTCGGCGTGCTGCCCGAGCAGTTGGGCGACGTGCTGGCGCTGATGGGCGACAGCGTCGACAATGTGCCGGGCGTGCCGGGCATCGGACCGAAAACCGCGGCCAAGCTGATCGGCGAATATCACGACCTGGAGCATGTGTTGGAGGCTGCTCCAGCAATGAAGAAGTCGAAGATGCAGGAAAACCTCATCGCCCATGCCGACATGGCCCGGCTGTCGCGCAAGCTGGTGGCGCTGCATGACAGCATGGATCTGCCCGAGCCGCTGGACGATCTGGCGCTCAAGGGTATTCCCAAGGAACCGCTGCAGGCCTTCCTGTCGCATCATGGCTTCAAGACCCTGCTCAACCGCCTGGGCACGCCGGCCGCTGCGGTCGCCGTCGCCAGTGCCGCCGCGGCAACCAGCGCCGACGCTCCGCCCCCGCCGCCGGTCGAGGTGGAGCATCCGCCGATCGACTGCGCCCTGTATGAAACCGTCACCACGGTCGAGGCGCTGCAGGTGTGGATCGCCGAAGCGCAGGCTCTAGGCGTGGTCGCGGTCGATACCGAGACCGATGCGCTCGATAGCATGGAATCGGGCCTGGTCGGCATCAGCCTGTCCACTGGACCCGGCCGCGCCTGCTACATCCCGCTCGCCCATCGCTCCGCCGACGACATGTTCGGCGAGGTGCCGCAGCAGATCCCGCTCGACGACGCGATCCGGTTGCTCAAGCCGCTGCTCGCCGACGATGCGGTTCTCAAGGTCGGCCATAATATCAAATATGACCTCAACGTCCTCGCCCGGGTCGGGCTGGAGGTGACGCCGATCGACGATTCGATGGTGATGAGCTTCGACCTGGATGCCGGCAAGTCGCTGGGCGGCCATGGCATGGACGAGGCCGCGAGCGTTCACCTCAATCACACATGCATCAGCTTCAAGGAAGTGACCGGCACCGGCAAGAAGGCGATCAGCTTCGCCCATGTGCCGCTCGACAAGGCGACCGCCTATGCCGCCGAGGATGCCGAGGTCACCTGGCGGCTGTGGCACAAGCTGTCGGGGCGGCTGGCCGCCGAGCAGGTCACGCGGGTCTACCAGCTGGTCGACCGGCCGCTGATCCCGGTGGTCGCAGGCATGGAGCGGCAGGGCATCAAGGTCGACCGCGAAGCCCTGTCACGCCTCTCGGGCAGCTTCTCCCAGTCGATCGCCGGTCTGGAAGCCGAAATCCACGAACTGGCCGGCCACGCCTTCACCATCGGATCGCCGCAGCAGCTCGGCGTCGTCCTGTTCGATGAAATGGGCCTCAAAGGCGGCAAGAAGGGCAAGAGCGGCACCTACTCCACCGACGTCACCGTGCTGGAGAAGCTCAAGGCCGAAGGCTCGGCCATTTGCGGGCTGGTGCTGGAATGGCGCCAGCTTTCCAAGCTCAAGTCGACCTATACCGACGCGCTGCAGCAGCAGATCAACCGCGATACCGGCCGGGTCCATACCAGTTACTCGCTGACCGGCGCCCAGACCGGCCGCCTGTCCTCGACCGATCCCAACCTGCAGAATATCCCGATCCGCACCGAAATCGGCCGACAGATCCGCCATGCCTTCGTCGCCGAACCCGGCAATGTCATCCTGGCGGCGGACTATAGCCAGATCGAGCTGCGGCTGGCCGCGCACATGGCCGACGTCCCCGCGCTCAAGGATGCGTTCGAGCAGGGCGAGGATATTCATAACCGCACGGCCATGGAATTGTTCGGCGAGGTCAATCGCGACACGCGCGGCCGCGCCAAGACGATCAACTTCGCGATCCTCTACGGCATTTCGCGCTGGGGCCTGGCCGGTCGGCTGGAAATCAGCGCCGACGAGGCGCAGGACATGATCAGCCGCTATTATGAGCGCTTCCCCGGCATCAGCGTCTATATCAACGAGACGCTGGAAAAGGCACGCGCCAACGGCTTCACCGAAACCCTGTTCGGTCGCAAGACCTGGTTCCCGCGGATCAAGGCGGCGGTCCAGCACGAACGGCAGGGCGCCGAACGCGCGGCGATCAACGCGCCGATCCAGGGCACCAGCGCCGACATCATCAAGCGGGCGATGGCCCGCATGGGCCCGGCGCTCGAAGCCTCGGGCCTGCCGCGCGTGCGCATGCTGCTGCAGGTGCATGACGAACTGGTGTTCGAACTGCCCGAAGCCGATGTCGAGGCAGCCAGCAAGGTGATCCGCCAGGTTATGGAAAGCGCCGCCGAACCGATGGTCAGCCTGTCCGTGCCGCTGGGCGTGGAAATCGGCACCGGTCCGAGTTGGGGCGCGGCGCATTGA
- a CDS encoding GIY-YIG nuclease family protein, translating into MTGGWIYIMTNRAYGVLYIGVTSSLPHRTMQHRDGTGSDFCRRYGLDRLVYAERHATIIDAIAREKAMKAWKREWKVRLVESINPKWADLFYTLHMD; encoded by the coding sequence ATGACGGGCGGCTGGATCTATATCATGACGAACCGTGCTTATGGCGTGCTGTATATTGGCGTGACATCCAGCCTGCCGCATCGCACCATGCAGCACCGCGATGGCACCGGCTCGGATTTCTGTCGCCGCTATGGTCTGGATCGACTGGTCTATGCCGAGCGGCATGCAACGATCATCGATGCCATCGCACGAGAAAAGGCGATGAAGGCGTGGAAGCGCGAATGGAAAGTTCGGCTGGTCGAGAGCATCAACCCGAAATGGGCAGACCTGTTCTACACGCTGCACATGGATTGA
- a CDS encoding zf-TFIIB domain-containing protein: MRDQATVSAMLCPVCHVGLHMSDRQGVEIDYCPQCRGVWLDRGELDKIIERSAQPAPAPAAPQMSYRPDRDHRQDGRDDGRGYPKKRRKSFLEELFD, encoded by the coding sequence ATGCGGGATCAGGCCACCGTGTCGGCCATGCTCTGCCCGGTCTGCCATGTGGGGCTCCACATGAGCGACCGGCAGGGGGTGGAGATCGACTATTGCCCGCAATGTCGCGGAGTCTGGCTGGACCGGGGCGAACTCGACAAGATCATCGAGCGCTCCGCTCAGCCGGCCCCGGCTCCCGCCGCGCCGCAGATGAGCTACCGCCCCGACCGCGACCATCGTCAGGATGGGCGCGACGACGGACGCGGCTATCCGAAGAAACGCAGGAAGAGCTTTCTGGAAGAGCTGTTCGATTGA
- a CDS encoding Bax inhibitor-1/YccA family protein, whose translation MPGYGASQTAQTDAGLRAHMLGVFRNMGIGLVITGLVAALVGNTPALAAAIYGTPLKWVAIFAPLAFVFFFSFRIDKMTTAGARTAFYAFAAVMGVSLGSVFLVFTGGSIAQAFFSAAVMFLAMALWGYTTQRDLTKMGSFLLMGLIGIVVASLINIFIGSSAMAMVISIIGVVVFTGLTAWDVQRIKSEYFYYAGHEVAQKMQVMGALSLYLNFVNLFQMLLSLTGERE comes from the coding sequence ATGCCGGGCTATGGTGCCAGCCAGACGGCGCAGACCGATGCTGGCCTGCGCGCGCACATGCTCGGCGTCTTCCGCAACATGGGCATCGGCCTGGTCATCACCGGCCTGGTCGCCGCCCTGGTCGGCAATACCCCCGCGCTGGCCGCCGCCATCTATGGCACGCCGCTGAAGTGGGTCGCGATCTTCGCGCCGCTGGCCTTTGTCTTCTTCTTCAGCTTCCGCATCGACAAGATGACGACGGCTGGCGCACGTACCGCCTTCTACGCCTTTGCGGCGGTGATGGGCGTGTCGCTGGGCAGCGTCTTCCTGGTCTTCACCGGCGGCAGCATCGCCCAGGCCTTCTTCTCGGCGGCGGTGATGTTCCTCGCCATGGCGCTCTGGGGCTATACCACCCAGCGTGACCTGACCAAGATGGGCAGCTTCCTGCTGATGGGCCTGATCGGCATCGTCGTCGCCAGCCTGATCAACATCTTCATCGGCTCGTCGGCCATGGCGATGGTCATCTCGATCATCGGCGTGGTGGTCTTCACTGGCCTCACCGCCTGGGACGTGCAGCGCATCAAGTCGGAATATTTCTACTATGCCGGCCATGAGGTGGCGCAGAAGATGCAGGTGATGGGCGCGCTGTCGCTGTACCTCAACTTCGTCAACCTGTTCCAGATGCTGCTCAGCCTGACCGGCGAGCGCGAATAA
- a CDS encoding MerR family transcriptional regulator, producing MTDILDIAAVARATGLTSRALRFYEARGLVAPLRTASGRRLFGPAELARLHELLALKRAGLSLAQIKTLFDGRPIDLGALLRAQIAAIDAQAQELAQARSHLETALSRIDCGEPLDAATLCSLIRSGESMTMQEEWKAVSGRYISAQAEADFAETMPRMPADFDQAAYSAQWADLTARIEAALPLDPASAAAGAFYDEWQALLAPFTAIATPAMMEGVTRMYDHVDEWKDERQPPFASAVWTFIRSVGAARQM from the coding sequence ATGACCGATATATTGGATATTGCCGCCGTCGCCCGCGCCACCGGCCTCACCAGCCGGGCGCTGCGTTTCTATGAGGCGCGCGGGCTGGTCGCGCCGCTGCGGACCGCGTCGGGGCGGCGTCTGTTCGGCCCGGCTGAACTGGCGCGGCTGCACGAATTGCTGGCGCTCAAGCGTGCGGGGCTGAGCCTTGCCCAGATCAAGACATTGTTCGACGGCCGGCCGATCGACCTTGGCGCGCTGCTGCGCGCGCAGATCGCGGCGATCGACGCGCAGGCGCAGGAACTGGCGCAGGCGCGCAGCCATCTGGAAACCGCCTTGTCCCGCATCGACTGTGGCGAGCCGCTCGATGCCGCGACCCTTTGCTCGCTGATCCGCAGTGGAGAAAGCATGACCATGCAAGAAGAATGGAAGGCGGTCAGTGGCCGCTATATCAGCGCCCAGGCCGAGGCCGATTTTGCCGAGACGATGCCCAGGATGCCGGCCGATTTCGATCAGGCGGCCTATAGCGCGCAATGGGCGGACCTGACCGCCCGGATCGAGGCGGCGCTGCCGCTCGATCCGGCGAGCGCGGCGGCAGGGGCCTTTTACGACGAATGGCAGGCGCTGCTCGCCCCCTTCACCGCCATCGCCACGCCGGCGATGATGGAGGGGGTGACGCGGATGTACGACCATGTCGACGAGTGGAAGGACGAGCGGCAGCCGCCCTTCGCATCGGCGGTCTGGACCTTCATCCGCAGCGTCGGCGCGGCGCGGCAAATGTAA